TGAGACGGCAACACCGGCAGGTCGTCGAGATCGGGGACCCGCACCCAGCCCTCGCCGAGCACGTAGCGGCGGATGACCCGCGCCGGGTTGCCGACCGCGACGGAGAAGTCGGGGATCTCGCCGGTGACGACCGCGCCCGCGCCGATCACCACGTGCCGGCCGATCGTCGCACCGGGCAGCACGACCGCACCGTGGCCGAGCCACGAGTCGGACCCGATCGAGACGGGTCGCGGTTCCGAGAACTGCTTGCCGATGGGCAGGGTGACGTCCTCGTACCCGTGGTTCGCGTCCGTGATGTAGACGTGGTGGCCGGTCCACACGTCGTCGCCGATGACGATCTCGCGATGGCCGACGATGCCGCTCCCCTTCCCGATCACCGTGCGGTCACCGATCTCGATCACCGGGTCGTGGTCGGGGACGTGCTCGGGTGACACGCCCGCGGACAGGCTCGAGTACGGGCCGATCATGCAGTCGTCGCCGATGCTGATCCAGCGCTCGCCGAACAGCGCGCTGGCCGGGAAGCAGATCGCGCTCCCCCGCCCGAGGTGCCCGAAGCGCCGGCCCCGACGACTGTTCGGGCCGATCGTGCCGAGCCGCATCGCGTGCTGCCAGGCCCACCGGATCGCC
The Acidimicrobiia bacterium DNA segment above includes these coding regions:
- a CDS encoding acyltransferase; translation: MSQPERPLDPVRVASGAAIRWAWQHAMRLGTIGPNSRRGRRFGHLGRGSAICFPASALFGERWISIGDDCMIGPYSSLSAGVSPEHVPDHDPVIEIGDRTVIGKGSGIVGHREIVIGDDVWTGHHVYITDANHGYEDVTLPIGKQFSEPRPVSIGSDSWLGHGAVVLPGATIGRHVVIGAGAVVTGEIPDFSVAVGNPARVIRRYVLGEGWVRVPDLDDLPVLPSQPAGLG